In a single window of the Candidatus Peregrinibacteria bacterium genome:
- the ileS gene encoding isoleucine--tRNA ligase — MTFKEVNPRQNFPEMERRLVAHWKKHRIFEKSIEQRPKDKEFVFYDGPPFATGLPHYGHILAGTMKDVVPRYQTMRGHRVERVFGWDCHGLPIENLIEKELDLKTKKDIEEKFGIGKFNEACRASVLKYANEWESTVERMGRWVDFKNDYKTMDPNFMESIWWVFKELWNKKLIYKGRKSMHVCPRCVTPLSNFEVTLGYQDITDYSVTAKFKLDTTPKGRMEGEYFVLAWTTTPWTLPGNMYLALGEKIEYGVYKNEAGEFLILAKALEETVFGEDPREYIADISAKDLIGLTYEPLFPYFANLKGSGNEKFRILIGDFVADTDGTGVVHIAGGYGEDDMEFAKKHGEKDGSDVILHVNMDGTFIPQVTDFVGMEAKPKDDCTKTDRKIGEWLSKNGKLFKGFNYKHSYPHCWRCDTPLLNYATDAWFVSIDKIKANMVKENSKVNWVPDHVGQGRFNDWLENARDWCISRSRYWGTPLPVWIGEKSGEAMCIGSIEELEKLSGKKITDLHKHFVDDITFEAETDKETYRRIPEVLDCWFESGSMPYAEQHYPFENKKEFEENFPAEFIAEGLDQTRGWFYTLMVLGCGLFGRSPFKNVIVNGLVLAEDGKKMSKRLQNYPDPNEVFESYGADALRFYLMNSPVVRAEPLRFSEKGVEDVVRKILLPLWNSYSFFVTYANIDGWEPTKEMLEGKHTPKTDNKLDSWIISELEALLQELTEEMDNYNLQKASTPIVNFIESMTNWYIRRSRRRFWKSESDTDKEQAYATLYYCLVRISQIIAPFTPFIAEEIYVNLTGTESVHLSDWPEFDEKKIDLELNQEVSLTQQIVALGHAIRSQKKIKVRQPLSEVQVAVAGDFDTSKLEQETILEELNVKSFAILRDPTDIAEIVIKPDGKLLGPKYGGEVQNIIREAKAGNFEKLADGQIKVLDFILEENEYEIHYEGKAGLDVASEKGIVVGLNTEITEELLMEGAARDTVRFIQDMRKEVDYKVSDRIDVYIFTDGDLSTALDAYGDYIREETLTESMIISTVDEISNKAAFDLWKEQEIEGHMLLIGIKKKL, encoded by the coding sequence ATGACATTCAAAGAAGTAAATCCAAGACAAAATTTCCCTGAAATGGAGAGGCGGCTAGTCGCTCATTGGAAAAAACATAGAATTTTTGAAAAATCAATTGAGCAACGCCCAAAGGATAAAGAATTCGTATTTTACGATGGACCTCCTTTTGCAACGGGGCTTCCTCACTATGGACACATCTTAGCGGGAACTATGAAAGATGTCGTACCGAGGTACCAGACTATGCGTGGACACAGAGTTGAACGTGTTTTTGGCTGGGATTGTCATGGCCTCCCGATAGAAAACTTGATCGAAAAAGAACTGGACCTAAAGACTAAAAAAGATATCGAAGAAAAATTCGGAATCGGGAAATTCAACGAAGCATGTAGGGCAAGTGTACTCAAGTACGCAAATGAATGGGAATCAACGGTCGAACGCATGGGGCGCTGGGTGGATTTTAAGAACGACTACAAAACCATGGATCCAAATTTCATGGAAAGTATTTGGTGGGTATTTAAAGAATTGTGGAACAAGAAACTAATTTACAAAGGACGGAAATCTATGCATGTATGTCCAAGATGTGTTACGCCTCTTTCAAATTTTGAAGTTACTCTCGGATACCAAGATATAACTGATTATTCAGTAACTGCAAAATTCAAGCTCGACACAACTCCAAAAGGCCGGATGGAAGGTGAATACTTCGTGCTCGCATGGACTACAACACCATGGACTCTTCCTGGAAACATGTACTTAGCACTTGGTGAAAAAATCGAATATGGAGTGTATAAAAATGAAGCTGGAGAATTTCTAATTCTTGCAAAAGCACTTGAAGAAACTGTATTTGGAGAAGATCCACGTGAATATATCGCTGATATTTCGGCAAAAGACTTGATAGGACTAACATACGAACCACTTTTTCCATATTTTGCGAATTTGAAGGGTAGTGGAAATGAAAAATTCAGAATACTTATTGGTGATTTCGTAGCTGACACAGATGGAACCGGAGTTGTACATATTGCAGGTGGATATGGTGAAGACGATATGGAATTTGCTAAAAAACATGGTGAAAAAGACGGATCTGATGTTATTTTACATGTGAATATGGATGGTACATTTATTCCGCAGGTCACTGATTTTGTAGGAATGGAGGCAAAGCCAAAAGACGATTGCACAAAAACAGATAGAAAAATAGGAGAGTGGCTAAGCAAAAACGGCAAATTGTTCAAAGGATTTAACTATAAGCACAGCTACCCACATTGTTGGAGATGTGACACTCCACTTCTCAATTACGCGACTGATGCATGGTTTGTTTCGATAGATAAGATCAAAGCAAACATGGTGAAGGAAAATTCAAAAGTTAACTGGGTCCCGGATCATGTCGGACAAGGTCGATTCAATGACTGGCTTGAAAATGCACGCGACTGGTGTATCTCACGAAGTAGATATTGGGGAACCCCTCTACCTGTATGGATAGGAGAAAAATCCGGAGAAGCTATGTGTATAGGTTCTATAGAAGAACTGGAAAAGCTCTCAGGGAAAAAAATCACTGACCTTCATAAACATTTTGTCGATGACATAACGTTTGAGGCGGAAACCGACAAAGAAACGTATAGAAGAATCCCGGAAGTACTAGATTGCTGGTTTGAATCAGGATCTATGCCATATGCCGAGCAGCATTATCCATTTGAAAATAAAAAGGAATTTGAAGAAAATTTCCCTGCAGAATTTATAGCGGAAGGGCTGGATCAAACACGAGGATGGTTTTATACATTAATGGTGCTTGGTTGCGGACTCTTCGGAAGATCTCCATTCAAAAACGTAATAGTAAATGGGCTCGTACTCGCAGAAGATGGTAAAAAAATGAGTAAAAGATTGCAAAATTACCCGGACCCAAATGAAGTATTTGAAAGCTACGGAGCTGATGCACTCAGGTTTTACCTTATGAATTCACCGGTAGTTCGAGCAGAACCTCTGAGATTCTCTGAAAAAGGAGTCGAAGACGTTGTAAGGAAAATATTACTTCCGCTTTGGAATTCATATTCATTTTTCGTAACTTATGCAAATATAGATGGTTGGGAACCAACCAAAGAGATGCTTGAAGGTAAGCACACGCCGAAGACCGATAACAAACTCGACAGCTGGATAATTTCAGAACTAGAAGCACTTTTGCAAGAACTAACTGAAGAAATGGACAACTACAATCTTCAAAAAGCTTCAACTCCGATAGTTAATTTCATAGAATCTATGACAAATTGGTATATAAGACGTTCTCGCAGACGTTTCTGGAAATCAGAATCTGACACAGATAAAGAGCAAGCATATGCAACTTTATATTACTGCTTAGTTCGAATCAGCCAGATAATCGCACCATTTACACCGTTTATAGCGGAAGAAATTTATGTAAATTTAACCGGAACAGAGTCGGTGCATCTTTCTGATTGGCCGGAATTTGATGAGAAAAAAATCGATCTTGAGTTAAACCAAGAAGTTTCACTAACACAACAAATAGTAGCTCTGGGGCATGCTATACGTTCTCAGAAAAAAATAAAAGTCAGACAACCACTATCGGAAGTGCAAGTTGCAGTTGCTGGAGATTTTGATACTTCAAAACTGGAACAAGAAACAATTCTTGAAGAACTAAATGTGAAATCATTCGCAATACTCAGGGATCCAACTGATATAGCAGAAATAGTCATAAAACCGGATGGAAAATTACTCGGACCAAAGTATGGTGGGGAAGTACAGAATATAATCAGAGAAGCGAAAGCTGGGAATTTTGAAAAACTCGCAGATGGACAAATAAAAGTTTTGGATTTTATACTCGAAGAAAACGAATATGAAATTCACTATGAAGGTAAAGCCGGACTCGATGTTGCATCAGAAAAAGGAATAGTAGTTGGGCTAAATACAGAGATAACGGAAGAACTTCTAATGGAAGGAGCTGCTCGTGATACGGTAAGATTTATCCAAGACATGCGAAAAGAAGTAGATTACAAAGTTTCCGACCGCATAGATGTATACATCTTTACAGATGGAGATCTTTCAACCGCTCTCGATGCTTATGGAGATTATATCCGGGAGGAAACACTTACTGAATCTATGATTATCTCAACTGTAGACGAAATATCAAACAAAGCAGCCTTCGATCTATGGAAAGAGCAAGAAATCGAAGGACACATGCTATTAATTGGAATAAAGAAGAAATTATAA
- a CDS encoding phosphoribosylaminoimidazolesuccinocarboxamide synthase yields MLTNEQLKAQIPYVLKGTDFNIGTKYEGKVRDNYTFDGKRLLVVTDRLSAFDRIIANIPFKGQVLNQLAKFWFEKTKDIVGNHVIEFPDPNAILAKECKPLPIEMVVRAYITGSTTTSAWYNYEKGVRNFCGNELPEGLKKNQKLAHPIITPSTKALQGDHDESVSGEEILRRTDLTAEQFDHLSDISLKLFARGVEIAAKQGVILVDTKYEFGVDPEGNVVLIDEIHTPDSSRFWLADTYEERMANGEEQDNINKEYLRLYMANQGYIGEGEMPTIPEEVIVETARRYIEAYEMITGETFMAKVGDVYERIKSNLAKYGA; encoded by the coding sequence ATGCTAACAAACGAACAGCTCAAAGCCCAAATTCCATATGTTCTCAAAGGAACAGATTTCAATATCGGAACTAAATATGAAGGAAAAGTGCGAGATAATTATACGTTTGACGGTAAAAGGCTACTTGTTGTAACGGATCGTTTATCAGCATTCGACAGAATTATCGCGAATATTCCATTCAAGGGGCAGGTACTCAATCAGTTAGCGAAATTTTGGTTTGAAAAGACAAAAGATATAGTTGGTAACCACGTGATAGAGTTCCCAGATCCAAATGCTATACTCGCTAAAGAATGTAAACCGCTTCCTATTGAGATGGTAGTGCGTGCATACATCACAGGATCAACCACAACTTCAGCATGGTACAATTATGAAAAAGGAGTTCGAAACTTCTGTGGAAACGAACTTCCGGAAGGTTTGAAGAAAAATCAAAAACTAGCACACCCAATAATCACTCCATCTACAAAGGCACTTCAAGGAGACCATGATGAATCAGTTAGCGGAGAAGAAATTTTGAGACGTACCGACTTAACGGCGGAACAATTCGACCATCTCTCGGATATATCGCTCAAACTCTTCGCAAGAGGTGTTGAAATCGCAGCGAAGCAAGGGGTTATACTCGTTGATACAAAATACGAATTTGGAGTCGACCCTGAAGGAAATGTCGTACTTATAGACGAAATCCATACACCGGATTCTTCGAGATTTTGGCTCGCTGATACTTACGAAGAGCGAATGGCAAACGGGGAAGAGCAGGACAATATCAATAAAGAATATCTCCGCCTATACATGGCGAACCAAGGTTATATCGGTGAAGGTGAGATGCCGACGATTCCTGAAGAAGTAATCGTAGAAACAGCTCGCCGCTATATCGAGGCCTATGAAATGATCACCGGCGAAACATTTATGGCGAAAGTAGGAGATGTGTATGAGAGAATCAAGTCAAATCTTGCAAAATATGGAGCCTAA
- a CDS encoding phage holin family protein, with protein sequence MLRKLILGILLNTLAFYAVTKVVPQVTYEGGWGLLIFTGALLGFLNAFIKPVIKVFSFPIIFLSGGLFLVVINAAILWLLVNLFDVLAINEFNIIMAGGGVTYLYAGAVFGVINWLEHWLFKR encoded by the coding sequence ATGCTTAGAAAACTAATACTCGGCATACTACTCAATACATTAGCGTTTTATGCGGTGACAAAAGTAGTGCCACAGGTTACATACGAAGGAGGGTGGGGTCTACTCATATTTACCGGAGCTCTGCTTGGATTCTTAAATGCATTCATCAAACCGGTAATAAAAGTATTTTCGTTTCCTATAATATTTTTAAGTGGTGGACTTTTTTTAGTTGTGATAAATGCGGCAATTCTATGGCTTCTGGTTAATTTATTCGATGTTCTTGCAATAAATGAATTCAACATAATAATGGCAGGAGGAGGAGTGACGTACTTATACGCCGGAGCGGTGTTTGGAGTGATAAACTGGCTTGAACACTGGCTTTTTAAAAGATAA
- a CDS encoding YggS family pyridoxal phosphate-dependent enzyme, producing the protein MNQDPTKTIKNILPEIKNATLVVVTKNQPFKTVEKLIFSGATKDIGESRWQEFQNRFLIKTPPSTKTLYETCIENNIRLHFIGHLQTNKARDIVKHFDLIQSVDSIKLLEKINKEASLTGKIQKVLLEVNISKDPKKHGFKAEEVQMALSLPLQNIQINGLMTILAENLTEKQQLTQFEQLKALTTIYELKTVSMGMSGDYKLAIQAGANMIRLGSIIFNNFDFKTVLLLNKEDYKVSQSKQKHTNAN; encoded by the coding sequence ATGAATCAAGACCCAACCAAAACAATCAAAAACATACTGCCTGAAATAAAAAATGCCACACTTGTCGTCGTGACAAAAAATCAACCATTCAAAACAGTAGAGAAACTTATTTTTAGTGGAGCCACGAAAGATATAGGGGAATCACGCTGGCAAGAATTTCAGAACAGATTTTTAATAAAAACACCTCCTTCTACAAAAACTCTATATGAAACATGTATCGAAAATAACATACGCTTACATTTTATAGGCCACCTTCAAACAAATAAGGCACGAGATATAGTAAAACATTTCGACCTCATACAAAGCGTAGATAGCATTAAATTATTAGAAAAAATCAACAAAGAGGCGAGCCTCACAGGGAAAATTCAAAAAGTATTACTCGAAGTAAACATATCCAAAGATCCAAAAAAACATGGGTTCAAAGCGGAAGAAGTTCAAATGGCACTATCCCTACCCCTTCAGAACATTCAAATTAATGGCCTTATGACAATACTCGCGGAAAATCTAACCGAAAAACAACAGCTCACCCAATTTGAACAACTAAAAGCTTTGACCACGATATATGAACTCAAAACGGTGTCCATGGGAATGTCAGGAGACTACAAACTTGCAATACAAGCGGGTGCGAACATGATAAGGCTCGGCAGTATTATCTTCAATAACTTTGACTTTAAGACTGTGTTATTGTTAAATAAGGAGGACTATAAAGTAAGTCAAAGCAAACAAAAACACACAAATGCGAACTAA
- the purB gene encoding adenylosuccinate lyase → MDQNLHSLFNLSPLDGRYNDKTRSLTSFFSEAALQRYRIITEVEWLIFMCNSVQYVENAGSEPKRLEGTRELSEKEIDLLQKLYIEFDETAAAHIKDIEKTTNHDVKAVEYFMKEKLKKSSLKDVLEFIHFGCTSEDINNLCHAMMLRDSIEEVIVPTLFMLNMNLKALAAEHKAVPMLSRTHGQSATPTTVGKELIVFVARLERQLSQLLNSSYLGKFNGAVGNYNAHLSAYPDWDWATIGEGFIEHLNLTPNLFTTQIENHDYMAEIFDNIRRINTILIDLDRDIWNYVSLGYFTQKSVKGEVGSSTMPHKVNPIDFENSEGNLGLANAVLGHLSEKLPISRMQRDLTDSTVLRNMGVAFGYSLIAFESTIKGLGKLEINKGALARDLDSHWEVLAEPIQTVMRRYGIEKPYEKLKEFTRGKKVDQKSFEKFIDGLKDLPASERTRLKKMSPMNYIGEAVQLVDMYISGGMEDGSGCGGGGCCCDAGNHSLRGGSYVYT, encoded by the coding sequence ATGGATCAAAACCTACATTCACTTTTCAATCTTTCACCGCTAGATGGGAGATATAACGACAAAACACGTTCACTAACGAGTTTTTTTTCGGAAGCGGCTCTTCAAAGATATAGAATAATTACCGAAGTAGAGTGGCTTATTTTTATGTGTAATTCAGTTCAATACGTAGAAAATGCCGGAAGTGAACCAAAAAGGCTCGAAGGGACTAGGGAGCTAAGTGAAAAAGAAATAGATTTATTACAAAAATTATATATTGAATTTGATGAAACCGCAGCGGCACACATAAAAGATATAGAAAAAACTACAAATCACGATGTAAAAGCCGTAGAATATTTCATGAAAGAAAAGCTAAAGAAAAGCTCACTAAAAGATGTTTTAGAATTTATACATTTTGGATGCACGTCAGAGGATATCAATAATTTATGCCACGCAATGATGCTCAGAGATTCTATCGAAGAAGTGATCGTTCCGACTTTATTTATGTTGAATATGAACTTAAAAGCTCTTGCGGCTGAACATAAAGCAGTCCCAATGCTATCAAGAACTCATGGACAATCGGCGACTCCGACTACGGTTGGTAAAGAATTAATAGTATTTGTCGCACGACTTGAGCGCCAACTATCACAACTTCTAAATTCAAGCTATCTTGGCAAGTTCAATGGAGCTGTAGGGAACTACAATGCACATTTAAGCGCATACCCCGACTGGGATTGGGCAACTATCGGAGAAGGGTTTATCGAACATTTAAATCTCACACCAAATTTATTTACAACTCAAATAGAAAATCATGACTACATGGCTGAAATTTTCGATAATATAAGAAGAATTAATACGATACTTATCGACCTTGATCGTGATATATGGAATTATGTCAGCCTAGGTTATTTCACACAAAAATCGGTAAAAGGAGAAGTTGGATCATCCACCATGCCACACAAAGTAAACCCAATAGATTTTGAAAATAGTGAAGGCAACCTCGGACTCGCAAACGCAGTCCTCGGCCACCTAAGCGAAAAACTCCCAATCTCGCGCATGCAACGAGACCTGACCGACTCAACAGTACTCCGCAATATGGGAGTCGCCTTCGGCTACAGCTTAATCGCTTTTGAAAGCACCATCAAAGGTCTCGGCAAACTCGAAATCAACAAAGGTGCGCTTGCGCGCGATCTAGATTCGCACTGGGAAGTTTTGGCCGAACCCATCCAAACAGTCATGCGCAGGTACGGCATAGAAAAACCATATGAAAAACTGAAAGAATTCACTCGCGGCAAAAAAGTAGACCAAAAATCATTTGAAAAATTCATCGATGGATTAAAAGACCTTCCTGCATCTGAGCGCACACGTCTTAAAAAAATGTCACCTATGAATTATATAGGCGAAGCTGTACAACTCGTAGATATGTACATAAGCGGAGGCATGGAAGATGGCAGTGGCTGTGGTGGCGGTGGTTGCTGTTGTGATGCTGGTAATCACTCACTGAGGGGTGGGTCATATGTCTATACCTAG
- a CDS encoding 5-(carboxyamino)imidazole ribonucleotide mutase, producing MLVPILLGSESDKEFAGKITQHFDTYGIPYEIVVSSAHKVPEKLLQHIKKYDNCGEDIVYITIAGRSNGLSGVTAANSCFPVVACPPHQDKDDFTVNINSTLMMPSDTPVLTVCDPQNCAMAVMRIFGMKNEEIRAKVEQRMNEIKGKFSEA from the coding sequence ATGCTAGTACCAATATTACTCGGATCAGAATCAGATAAAGAATTTGCAGGGAAAATCACTCAGCACTTCGATACTTATGGAATTCCATACGAAATCGTTGTGAGCAGTGCGCACAAAGTACCTGAAAAACTTCTTCAACATATTAAAAAATACGATAACTGCGGTGAGGATATCGTTTATATAACAATCGCAGGACGCTCAAACGGACTATCTGGAGTGACTGCAGCTAATTCTTGCTTCCCTGTAGTTGCATGCCCACCACATCAAGATAAAGACGATTTCACAGTAAACATCAATTCGACTTTGATGATGCCATCTGACACACCGGTTCTCACTGTTTGTGACCCACAAAACTGCGCTATGGCGGTTATGAGAATTTTTGGAATGAAGAATGAAGAGATTAGGGCGAAAGTTGAACAAAGGATGAATGAAATCAAAGGGAAATTCTCTGAAGCTTAA
- the der gene encoding ribosome biogenesis GTPase Der yields METVISQVNEKSTNKDAPTRSARIAIVGRPNVGKSTIFNRLIKRRKAIESETPGTTRDRVTEKFRIDGMAAQLIDTAGLYYEGDLEDDVKMQAYIAIAEADVILFVMSAADELTVTDFSVVKILREAKKPTILVANKCDNKQLDYTTFNLCELGFGEPIQLSAVHKRGFDVLTNQIAKLLRAEGFTNDTSPKKSNELSLCLIGRPNVGKSSFFNSLVGEKRSIVSEIPGTTRDEVDTLVVRNGVQYRLVDTAGIRRKGKVGQGIEGLSVLRSLSAVERSDIIFLLIDYKDGVTNQDMHVVEEAMKAGKGIVLVVNKTDLMPKGEEAKMSFVNYLQKKCAFLSFAPVLFTSALTGKNVDKIYALADQIHAERIKRIPTAELNAFFKKVVAKRGPHGTKNIKPKLLYATQVDVEPPHFVLFVNQEDSFHFSYKRYMENQLRVEYGFTGTVIRMDFRSRVQEA; encoded by the coding sequence TTGGAAACAGTTATTTCACAAGTGAACGAAAAATCTACCAATAAAGATGCTCCAACCAGATCTGCTCGAATTGCAATAGTTGGTAGGCCGAACGTAGGTAAATCAACTATTTTCAATAGGTTAATTAAAAGAAGAAAAGCTATTGAGTCGGAGACACCCGGTACTACGCGTGATCGTGTTACTGAAAAGTTTCGTATTGATGGTATGGCTGCCCAGTTGATAGATACGGCAGGTCTTTATTATGAAGGTGATCTTGAGGATGATGTAAAAATGCAGGCTTATATAGCTATAGCTGAAGCAGATGTTATATTATTTGTTATGAGTGCTGCTGATGAGCTTACGGTAACCGACTTTTCTGTTGTGAAGATTTTGAGAGAAGCAAAGAAGCCTACTATTTTGGTAGCGAATAAATGTGATAATAAACAACTTGATTACACAACTTTCAATTTATGTGAACTTGGTTTTGGTGAGCCTATTCAATTGTCGGCCGTTCATAAGCGTGGATTTGATGTTTTAACCAATCAAATCGCAAAATTATTGCGTGCAGAGGGGTTTACAAATGACACTTCCCCTAAAAAATCAAATGAATTGAGTTTATGTCTAATTGGTAGGCCAAATGTAGGAAAATCATCGTTTTTTAATTCTTTAGTAGGTGAGAAAAGGTCTATTGTTTCAGAAATTCCCGGGACTACGCGTGATGAAGTGGACACTCTTGTTGTCCGAAACGGTGTACAATACAGACTTGTTGATACTGCAGGTATTCGACGTAAAGGTAAGGTTGGACAAGGTATAGAAGGGCTCTCTGTCCTGCGTAGTTTGTCTGCTGTCGAGAGGTCGGATATTATATTTCTACTTATAGATTATAAGGATGGAGTTACAAATCAGGATATGCACGTTGTTGAGGAGGCGATGAAGGCCGGTAAGGGGATTGTATTAGTTGTAAACAAAACTGATCTTATGCCAAAAGGTGAAGAAGCAAAGATGTCATTTGTAAATTATTTGCAAAAAAAGTGTGCATTCTTGAGTTTTGCGCCTGTGCTTTTTACTTCCGCTTTAACCGGTAAAAATGTCGATAAAATTTATGCTTTAGCGGATCAGATACATGCTGAGCGCATAAAACGTATACCAACAGCTGAATTAAATGCTTTTTTCAAGAAAGTTGTTGCAAAACGTGGGCCACATGGGACGAAAAATATAAAGCCAAAATTACTTTATGCGACTCAAGTTGATGTTGAGCCACCGCATTTCGTACTTTTTGTGAATCAAGAAGACTCTTTTCATTTCTCATATAAACGTTATATGGAAAATCAATTACGCGTTGAATATGGATTTACCGGTACCGTGATCAGGATGGATTTTAGGAGTAGGGTGCAAGAGGCTTAA
- the dcd gene encoding dCTP deaminase: MILSDKDIRAAIAAGTIEVTSQDGLHGQVIGPSSYDIRLGKFFKIYKHAHLAVLDPVKSESFEGVTETIEIVDGQPFIVQPGEFVLGVTMEKVKLPDNIVARVEGRSSLGRLGIIIHSTAGFIDPGFEGTITLEITNINRMPVALYPGMRIGQFAFETMTSAAEVPYNKKTCSKYMNQYMPEESRVTMDPEFRRGVKTGVEENKTEEIIIEI, translated from the coding sequence ATGATACTCTCAGACAAAGACATAAGAGCCGCGATAGCAGCCGGCACGATAGAAGTTACCTCCCAAGACGGACTACACGGACAGGTGATCGGCCCGTCCAGTTATGATATTAGACTTGGAAAATTTTTCAAAATTTACAAACACGCACATCTCGCAGTGCTTGACCCGGTTAAATCAGAATCATTTGAAGGAGTGACTGAAACTATTGAAATTGTTGATGGACAGCCATTTATAGTGCAACCGGGCGAATTTGTACTTGGTGTCACTATGGAAAAAGTGAAACTTCCTGACAATATAGTAGCAAGAGTAGAGGGACGAAGCTCACTTGGTAGACTTGGTATAATAATTCACTCAACAGCTGGATTTATAGATCCGGGATTTGAAGGAACAATCACTCTTGAAATCACAAATATCAATCGTATGCCGGTAGCACTGTATCCGGGTATGCGTATTGGTCAGTTCGCATTTGAGACAATGACATCAGCGGCGGAAGTTCCATACAACAAAAAAACTTGTTCGAAATATATGAATCAATACATGCCGGAAGAGAGTAGGGTGACGATGGATCCGGAGTTTCGCAGAGGGGTGAAAACAGGCGTTGAGGAAAACAAGACTGAAGAGATAATTATAGAAATATAA
- a CDS encoding adenylosuccinate synthase, with the protein MSKVTVVLGAQWGDEGKGKLVDILAKDYPVIGRATGGANAGHTVVVGDKKHVFHLLPSGLLNEGTVCMIGNGVVVHLETMFEELRKLAEGGITWEGRLTLSDRATILFDYHKVIDGMQEASKGSKQVGTTKRGIGPCYSEKISRHAMRMCDFEDMKMFEEKYRENVARAEEMYDFKYEDADDELEWHIKMAPEILKMLRPVSVDINKAIKDGQDVLIEGANGFMLDIDHGTYPYVTSSNSSIGGICTGLGIPPRSLSEVIGIVKAYTTRVGAGPFATELHDALGDQIRNNGGEFGSTTGRPRRCGWLDLVQMEYSARVNGLGSINITKLDVLTGVPIIKVCTSYKVDGVKVDYYPTRLADLEKVEPVYQEFAGWTEDISQAQSFPDLPENAQNYVKFIEDTLQVKVSSIGVGPKRDQMIML; encoded by the coding sequence ATGTCAAAAGTAACTGTAGTGCTTGGAGCCCAATGGGGTGACGAAGGTAAAGGTAAATTAGTAGATATTTTGGCAAAAGATTATCCCGTTATTGGTCGTGCGACAGGTGGGGCGAATGCGGGGCATACGGTCGTTGTGGGTGACAAGAAGCACGTGTTTCATCTTTTGCCATCAGGGTTACTTAATGAAGGAACTGTTTGTATGATTGGAAATGGCGTGGTGGTGCATTTGGAGACAATGTTTGAAGAACTTAGGAAGTTAGCTGAGGGTGGTATTACTTGGGAAGGACGCTTGACATTATCGGATAGAGCGACGATACTTTTTGATTATCACAAAGTGATCGATGGAATGCAGGAGGCATCTAAGGGGTCGAAACAAGTTGGGACTACGAAGCGTGGGATTGGGCCTTGTTACAGCGAGAAAATTTCTCGTCATGCGATGAGAATGTGTGATTTTGAAGATATGAAAATGTTTGAGGAGAAATATCGTGAAAATGTGGCGAGAGCGGAAGAAATGTATGATTTCAAATATGAAGATGCGGATGATGAATTGGAGTGGCATATAAAAATGGCTCCTGAGATTTTAAAAATGCTTCGACCAGTTTCTGTAGATATAAATAAAGCTATTAAAGATGGGCAAGATGTTTTGATTGAAGGTGCAAATGGATTTATGCTCGATATCGATCATGGAACTTACCCTTATGTAACTTCTTCTAATTCATCTATCGGAGGCATTTGTACCGGTCTTGGGATTCCGCCTCGTTCACTTTCTGAAGTTATAGGAATTGTAAAAGCTTATACTACTCGTGTAGGAGCTGGGCCTTTTGCAACAGAACTTCATGATGCACTTGGTGATCAAATTCGTAACAATGGTGGGGAGTTTGGTTCAACAACCGGGCGGCCTCGTCGTTGTGGATGGCTCGATCTAGTTCAAATGGAATATTCTGCGAGAGTAAATGGATTGGGTTCTATAAATATTACGAAGCTTGATGTACTTACAGGAGTGCCTATCATTAAAGTTTGTACATCTTATAAGGTAGATGGCGTAAAAGTTGATTACTACCCTACTCGGCTTGCTGACCTTGAAAAAGTTGAACCGGTTTATCAAGAGTTCGCTGGTTGGACTGAAGATATTTCGCAGGCTCAGTCATTTCCTGATTTACCGGAAAACGCTCAAAACTACGTGAAGTTCATCGAAGATACGCTTCAAGTAAAAGTTTCTTCTATTGGGGTTGGACCAAAAAGGGATCAGATGATAATGCTGTAG